ATCAAAGCATCTGCTAACCCCAATACAGGGGGGCCATCCACAATAATTTGGTCGAAATCGTATTTGGCACTGTCGAGCAAAGTACGCATGTGCGGCGAAGATAGCAATTCAGCGGGGTCATCTGGTAGGCTGCCCGCTGTCAACAAAAATAGGTTGGGAATGTCCGTGGCTTGAATCAGTTTACGCACGTCCAATATGCCTGACAGGTAATTGGACAGACCATTCTGCGCGTGGATGCCCAGCGTTTTGTGCAGTGAGGGGTTGCGTAAATCGGCATCTATCAGCAGGACACGATTTCCCGCTGAGGCGTAAGCACAAGCCAAATTGCTGGCGGTGGTGGTTTTGCCTTCATTAGGGCTGGCACTGGTAATGAAAATAATGGGGGTGTCATCACCTTGGTGCGTGAAACGCAAACTGGTACGCAGCGAGCGAAACGCTTCGGCAATGGCGGAACGTGGTTTGCTAACGGTGGCGGTTGCCAATTGACGGCTATTGGCGTCAGTGGTTTCTGCCATGGCACCCAAAACGGGCAATTGGGTGGCGCGTTCTAGTTCGTTAATGTCTTTGATGGTGTCATCCAGAAATTCACGCATAAAGGCTGCCGATATGCCCAGTAATACCCCCAGTAAACCGCCAAACAGCAGGTTACTGGGTAAATTGGGTTTGAATTTTTTCAGCGGAACTTGTGCTGGGTCGACGAGGGCAATATTGTCAATAACAGCATTTTTAGCAGAACTGATTTCTATCAAGCTTTTCTGCTGTGTATTATAAAATGCCTGATGGTTATCAACTTCGCGTTGGAGTGAACGGTAAGCGCTGATAATTTCATCTCTTGTTTTGGCACTGGCTGCCGTTTCTGCGGGTGGTGGCAAAATGGGTGACGTGGATGCCGATTCTAAGTCCGCAGGAGACAGTTGATGCTCGCGAGCATAGGCTCTAAAGCGTTGCTCGGATGTTTCTAACTGTGCTTTGCTGTCTTCAACCGTTTTTTGCAACTGACGCGAAATCTCGGTAATCGTTTCCACGCGTCGCGCGGTACTCATGTTCTTAAATGTGCTGACCACGGCATTAGCGACGGCAGCAGCTTGAGCGGGGTCTGATGAGGTGTAACTGATGGCGACTAAGCGTGAGTTTTTAACCGGCTCCACGGTTAGATTATTCAACAGCAATTCTTCGCGTGCCGTTTGCTGGTTGCCAACATCAGGTGCGCTAAACCAAGCTTTGATTTGACCAAGCATTGAGGTGCTGGCAAGCGTTGTTTCGAGTTTTAAGTCAGTGATTACCTGTGCCACTAAAGCACGGCTGCGAATCAGTTCAAATTGCGTTTGATAAAAATCGCGGGTATCACGAATGTCGCCAGAACCCAGAATATTGTCAAGGTTTACCACTTTGCTGGATTCGCGTTCGATTTGCAGCGTTGCAGTGGCGCGATACACGGGTTTACTCAACAGTGTAATCAGTAGCGCCAATAAAAGGGTGATGGCGGTGATCAATATAATCATACGTCTGCGCCGCCGCAAAGTACGCCCGAATTCACGTAAATCCAGCGTGTCTGGTTTTTTTAGAAAATCAGGGTTAGGTGCACTGCCAATACGCGGCTGACGGTTGCTGTAATAATCGTTTTGCATGGTATGGGTGGTCTGTATGCCAAGTTGAAATATAGCGCCTGATTGTAGCAATTCTCAGGTGGCGCGGTTAATAAAGTTGTTGATCCAACGGCGTGCGGGTGCTTCAAAAAACCAATAAGAACACAAGGCGCCGACAGTTAATAGCACTGTAAACACGTAAAAATGCAGTGCTCCGTGTGGATCGATTCCCGCAGGCATGAGTTTTTCATAAATGCCATGCAGCGGTTTTTGCAGAATATACAGTGAAAAACTGGCTTCACCGAGCAATACCAGCCACTTGCACTGCAAATATTGGCTGATTTTGCCGGTATTTAAGGCCAACAATACAATGAATAGCAAAAATAAGGGTGCAATCAACCCATTCGTGTAGTCAAACGCAATGCCACTGGCATCCATCATTGTTTGCCGGGTAATGAGTAATACGATAATCAACACCGTCACTAACAACAACCCGCTGTTGTTAATAAGCGGTTGCTGCAAGCGTCCGAGGCTGCCCTGTTGTAGCCAAGCGCCTGCAATGAAACCCATTATGAACGTATTCAGGTGCAGCAATGGATTGTAAAAAATAAAATCATGCAACAATCCATGCGGTGCATACGCATCAGCATTTAGCAAAATGCTGTGTGTAAGCTGCGTTACCAGCCACAATAACCCAGCAGCCAGCGTGATACGGGGCAAACGATGGCGTTTCACCAGCAGAAGCAATAACGGGAAGCACAAGTAGAAAAAAGCTTCTACGGATAATGACCAACCGGGCGCGTTCAACGTAAGCGGGTAGCCCGGTATCCACGCTTGCAACATGCCGATACTCAGTGCCACTGTCAGCGGTTCACTGCCCACCGTTTGGTATTTCGCCGCTATCATCAGCAATAACGCTAATAAGTAAACGGGGTAAATCCGCGCCATTCGCGCCCACCAATAATGCCGTGTAGCAAACACTGTTTGCGGCTGCTCAGGTCGATAATACGCAATCGCCATAATGAAGCCAGAAAGCACGTAAAAGTAACTGACTGCAATCGGTCCCGCCGCCAACACCGGATTTACCCACGGTACATTCGCAGGAAACACCGTCATGCCATAGTGAAAGAACACCACCGTCAATGCAGCAATATAACGGGTGAAGGTCAGTTGTTCGATTCTCACGGGCGGGTAGCAACACTAGTAAGCATT
The DNA window shown above is from Candidatus Thiothrix sulfatifontis and carries:
- a CDS encoding acyltransferase; its protein translation is MRIEQLTFTRYIAALTVVFFHYGMTVFPANVPWVNPVLAAGPIAVSYFYVLSGFIMAIAYYRPEQPQTVFATRHYWWARMARIYPVYLLALLLMIAAKYQTVGSEPLTVALSIGMLQAWIPGYPLTLNAPGWSLSVEAFFYLCFPLLLLLVKRHRLPRITLAAGLLWLVTQLTHSILLNADAYAPHGLLHDFIFYNPLLHLNTFIMGFIAGAWLQQGSLGRLQQPLINNSGLLLVTVLIIVLLITRQTMMDASGIAFDYTNGLIAPLFLLFIVLLALNTGKISQYLQCKWLVLLGEASFSLYILQKPLHGIYEKLMPAGIDPHGALHFYVFTVLLTVGALCSYWFFEAPARRWINNFINRAT
- a CDS encoding polysaccharide biosynthesis tyrosine autokinase → MQNDYYSNRQPRIGSAPNPDFLKKPDTLDLREFGRTLRRRRRMIILITAITLLLALLITLLSKPVYRATATLQIERESSKVVNLDNILGSGDIRDTRDFYQTQFELIRSRALVAQVITDLKLETTLASTSMLGQIKAWFSAPDVGNQQTAREELLLNNLTVEPVKNSRLVAISYTSSDPAQAAAVANAVVSTFKNMSTARRVETITEISRQLQKTVEDSKAQLETSEQRFRAYAREHQLSPADLESASTSPILPPPAETAASAKTRDEIISAYRSLQREVDNHQAFYNTQQKSLIEISSAKNAVIDNIALVDPAQVPLKKFKPNLPSNLLFGGLLGVLLGISAAFMREFLDDTIKDINELERATQLPVLGAMAETTDANSRQLATATVSKPRSAIAEAFRSLRTSLRFTHQGDDTPIIFITSASPNEGKTTTASNLACAYASAGNRVLLIDADLRNPSLHKTLGIHAQNGLSNYLSGILDVRKLIQATDIPNLFLLTAGSLPDDPAELLSSPHMRTLLDSAKYDFDQIIVDGPPVLGLADALILASQSSATLIAVRAEHTRMVILKNALNRLRREQAPLVGVVLNRVDLSSSYGDDYGGYVYQAEEQRVKPTMLSKWLAALKKL